The Anoplolepis gracilipes chromosome 14, ASM4749672v1, whole genome shotgun sequence genome includes a window with the following:
- the LOC140673341 gene encoding LOW QUALITY PROTEIN: uncharacterized protein (The sequence of the model RefSeq protein was modified relative to this genomic sequence to represent the inferred CDS: inserted 3 bases in 2 codons; substituted 1 base at 1 genomic stop codon) gives MMEGRRIVDVSFMWNEIHRTFNNHARGIECQFKDWKVINSRCHGLKTQFFFKCQMCNYEDNIWSEPTELEKLDLNQAAVATTITVGNGYAQLEEFCAGVNIPCMSEKTYINHRENLVDDFQKTAMESMKMSGEMEKQLALERNETINGIPYITVVADGSWMKRSXGNAYDSLSGVGAIIGYRTKKVLFVGIRNKFCTVCDRAERNGLEPRSHKCYKNFDRNASSTSIESDAIVEGFKNSLEMHRLIYKTIIADGDSSVYQAVLNNAPYREQMVTVKKVDCTNHLLRNLCKKLKVVAGTVQPKQHRKRGFVQLRNVVKSNILKIRKEVLETATLRKEEKVPHHDKATELQKDILNIPSHIFGEHKRCKERGRTCDEKVQNYVPYLKLHGLYDKIENAVRHLSVYSDSLLLNLTNNPAEAFNSIXCKEIGGKRLNFGLRDSYNARIAGAVVQYNTQQVLTQVYKSMRKDVPPTVENLEKRRQIKVARTKKSREEDGRFKKFKREAGTDRHYGPQSQKPDLSSDVYKQLEINHIEKLSENAENREKIERKTRDQNECELWHSLRREMLTASNFGTVCRMRPTTSCAATVKSILYPPQIDTAAMKYGRDREEVAKKELATKLNKNIEPCGLFIDYENPFLGASPDGLIDEDGLVEIKCPLSAENLTADEAVQKLPLLKGIFDRTNNDKMNRNHRYFYQVQGQLNITQRNYCIFALWTPKSLKIVVVNRDNNFWENQMLPFLKRFYHDCMLPEILDSRHNRYMPIRNPQYIIDAKEKASKRKVIHKQTVQQNNVDNINIKQENKQSKLNXLQTDMVNIAAVSDTEQDSDCILVSYSKTKQILTNDEITKRKKVLDDTIAPLSLVRKNVLPVQSKLNDEWLDRFLRVVREISCFETQSVLYLEFPDLITASDSDNSLQIIGGNCTDHWRCIFCDGFKLHVYDSLSGCTYKKLAKKEKDYICKRYPRINVSDIIFEKVQVQPDSICCGIYAAAFATSVVLEGNPCEDKYSNDVERMRRHFMNIIESNKLSPFPSQ, from the exons ATGATGGAAGGCCGTCGCATTGTCGATGTATCTTTTATGTGGAATGAGATACACAGAACATTTAATAACCATGCGCGAGGAATAGAGTGCCAATTTAAAGATTGGAAGGTCATAAATTCTCGTTGCCATGGGTTAAAGACGCAGTTCTTCTTCAAATGCCAAATGTGCAACTATGAAGACAACATATGGTCAGAACCCACAGAACTTGAAAAGTTGGATCTTAACCAAGCTGCTGTAGCTACAACTATAACAGTTGGAAATGGTTATGCCCAACTAGAAGAATTTTGTGCAGGTGTAAATATACCTTGCATGTCTGAAAAGACTTATATAAATCATCGTGAAAATTTAGTTGATGATTTTCAGAAAACAGCCATGGAAAGTATGAAAATGTCAGGCGAAATGGAAAAACAACTCGCCCTCGAGAGGAATGAAACTATAAATGGCATTCCATATATAACCGTTGTAGCGGATGGTAGTTGGATGAAGAGGTCGTAGGGCAACGCTTACGATTCACTTTCCGGTGTTGGTGCCATAATTGGTTATCGCACAAAAAAAGTTCTCTTCGTTGGTATCCGCAACAAATTTTGTACGGTGTGTGATAGAGCGGAGCGAAATGGACTCGAGCCACGCAGTcacaaatgttataaaaattttgaccgCAACGCTAGCTCTACAAGTATAGAAAGCGACGCCATTGTAGAAGGCTTTAAAAATAGCCTTGAAATGCATAGActgatatataaaacaattattgctGATGGCGACAGCAGTGTATATCAGGCTGTACTAAATAACGCACCGTATCGCGAACAAATGGTGACTGTAAAAAAAGTAGACTGCACAAATCATTTGCTTCGCAACTTGTGCAAAAAGTTGAAAGTCGTTGCAGGAACAGTCCAGCCAAAACAGCACAGAAAACGTGGTTTTGTACAGCTACGAAATGTTgtaaaaagtaacattttaaaaatacgaaaagaaGTGCTAGAGACAGCCACTCTacgaaaagaggaaaaagtaCCTCACCATGACAAAGCTACGGaattacaaaaagatattttaaatattcctaGCCATATTTTTGGTGAGCATAAGAGATGTAAAGAACGCGGCCGTACATGCGAtgaaaaagtacaaaattatgtgccatatttaaaattacacggtttatatgacaaaattgaaaatgctGTCAGGCATTTGAGTGTTTATTCCGAtagtttgttattaaatttgacaaaCAATCCTGCAGAAGCGTTCAACTCGA ATTGCAAAGAAATAGGTGGAAAGCGCCTTAATTTTGGCCTGCGAGATTCTTACAATGCTAGAATTGCAGGAGCTGTTGTGCAGTATAATACTCAACAAGTGCTTACGCAAGTATATAAAAGCATGCGTAAGGATGTTCCTCCGACTGTCGAAAATTTAGAGAAACGACGACAAATAAAGGTTGCAAGAACCAAAAAATCTCGAGAAGAGGATggcagatttaaaaaatttaaacgagAGGCAGGAACAGATCGTCATTATGGCCCACAATCACAAAAGCCAGATCTTTCATCTGACGTATACAAACAACTTGAAATAAACCATATAGAAAAGTTGTCAGAAAACGCAGAAAACAGGGAAAAAATTGAACGAAAAACAAGAGACCAAAATGAATGTGAACTGTGGCATTCATTAAGACGTGAAATGCTAACAGCATCCAATTTTGGAACTGTATGTCGCATGAGACCAACAACGTCTTGTGCAGCGACtgtaaaaagcattttatatcCTCCACAAATTGACACAGCAGCCATGAAATATGGTCGCGATAGGGAGGAAGTTGCCAAAAAAGAGTTGgctacaaaattaaataaaaatattgaaccaTGTGGATTGTTCATTGATTATGAAAATCCATTTTTGGGTGCTTCTCCCGATGGGCTTATCGATGAAGATGGTCTGGTGGAGATTAAATGTCCTCTATCAGCAGAAAATTTAACAGCTGACGAGGCTGTACAAAAATTGCCTTTACTGAAAGGCATATTTGACAGaacaaataatgataaaatgaatCGAAATCATCGATACTTTTATCAAGTTCAAGGGCAGTTGAACATAACGCAGCGAAACTATTGTATATTCGCTCTATGGACTcccaaaagtttaaaaattgtgGTAGTCAATAGAGACAATAACTTTTGGGAAAATCAAATGCTGCCTTTTTTAAAACGTTTCTATCATGACTGTATGCTTCCAGAAATCTTAGATAGCCGTCATAACAGGTATATGCCTATTAGAAACccacaatatataatagatgctAAAGAAAAAGCGTCTAAAAGAAAAGTAATCCACAAACAAACTGTGCaacaaaataatgtagataacataaatatcaagcaagaaaataaacaatcaaAACTGAA GTTGCAAACAGACATGGTGAACATTGCTGCTGTTTCGGATACAGAACAAGATAGCGATTGCATCTTAGTCAGTTATTCAAAGACTAAACAAATTCTGACTAATGATGAAATAACAAAACGTAAGAAAGTTTTAGATGATACAATTGCTCCTCTTTCTTTGGTGAGAAAGAATGTTCTGCCTGTACAGAGCAAACTGAATGATGAATGGTTAGATAGATTCTTGCGTGTTGTTAGAGAAATTTCTTGTTTCGAAACACAAAGCGTTCTGTATTTAGAGTTTCCGGATCTGATAACAGCCAGTGATAGTGACAACAGTTTACAAATAATTGGAGGCAATTGTACTGATCACTGGCGATGCATTTTCTGTGACGGGTTCAAACTGCATGTATATGATAGCTTATCTGGCTGTACGTACAAAAAATTggcaaagaaagagaaagattatatttgcaaacgTTATCCAAGAATAAACGTAagcgatataatatttgaaaaagtcCAAGTACAACCAGATAGCATATGTTGCGGAATTTATGCAGCTGCTTTCGCTACATCTGTAGTTTTAGAAGGAAATCCTTGTGAggataaatattctaatgacGTAGAACGCATGAGACgtcattttatgaatataattgaaaGTAACAAGCTATCACCGTTCCCTTCACAATAA